GACGTCGAGCTTGTCCAGCACCTCCGCCGGGACGTCGTCCAGGTCGGCCTCGTTGCGCTTCGGGATGATGACGGTCGTCACCCCGGCGCGGTGCGCGGCGAGCAGCTTCTGCTTCACACCGCCGATCGGCAGTACCCGGCCGGTCAGCGAGACCTCACCCGTCATGGCCACGTCCGTGCGGACCAGGCGGCCGCTGAGCAGCGACGCCAGCGCCGTCGTCATCGTGACGCCCGCGCTCGGGCCGTCCTTCGGGACCGCACCCGCCGGGAAGTGGATGTGCACGCCCCGGTCCTTGAGGTCGGCGACCGGCAGCTCCAGCTCGGCGCCGTGCGACCTGAGGAAGCTCAGCGCGATCTGCGCGCTCTCCTTCATCACGTCACCCAGTTGGCCGGTCAGGGTCAGACCCGCCGCACCGGTCTCCGGGTCGGCCAGCGACGCCTCCACGTAGAGGACGTCCCCGCCCGCTCCGGTGACCGCGAGTCCGGTCGCCACGCCCGGGACCGCCGTACGGCGCTCGGCCGGGTCCTGCGCCGACTCGGGCACGTGGTGCGGGCGCCCGATCAGGGCCCGCAGGTCGTCCGCGCCGATGGTGAACGGCAGCTCCCGCTCGCCCAGTTCGTGCTGTGCCGCGACCTTGCGGAGCAGCCGGGCGATCGAGCGCTCCAGGGTGCGCACGCCCGCCTCGCGGGTGTACTCGCCGGCGAGCTTGCGCAGCGCGCTCTCCTCCAGGGTCACCTCGTCCTTGTCGATGCCCGCCCGCTCCAGCTGGCGCGGGAGCAGGTGGTCACGGGCGATGACGACCTTCTCGTCCTCGGTGTAGCCGTCGAGGCGGACCAGCTCCATACGGTCGAGCAGGGCCTCCGGGATCGCTTCCAGGACGTTCGCCGTGGCGAGGAACACCACGTCGGACAGGTCGAGTTCGACCTCCAGGTAGTGGTCGCGGAAGGTGTGGTTCTGCGCCGGGTCCAGGACCTCCAGGAGGGCGGCCGCGGGGTCGCCGCGGAAGTCGGAGCCCACCTTGTCGATCTCGTCGAGCAGGACGACCGGGTTCATCGAACCGGCCTCCTTGATGGCCCGCACGATCCGTCCGGGCAGCGCGCCGACGTACGTACGGCGGTGTCCGCGGATCTCGGCCTCGTCCCGGACGCCACCGAGGGCGACGCGGACGAACTTGCGGCCCATGGCGTGCGCGACGGACTCGCCGAGGCTGGTCTTGCCGACGCCGGGCGGGCCGACGAGCGCCAGCACGGCACCGCCGCGCCGCCCGCCGATGACACCCAGGCCCCGGTCGCTGCGGCGCTTGCGCACCGCCAGGTACTCGGTGATCCGCTCCTTCACGTCCTCGAGGCCCGCGTGCTCGGCGTCGAGGACCGCCTTGGCGCCCTGGATGTCGTACTCGTCCTCGGTCCGCTCGTTCCACGGCAGTTCGAGGACAGTGTCCAGCCAGGTGCGGATCCAGGAGCCCTCCGGGGACTGGTCGGAGGACCGCTCCAGCTTGTCGACCTCCTTGAGGGCGGCCTCCCGCACCTTCTCGGGCAGGTCGGCGGCCTCCACGCGGGCGCGGTAGTCGTCGGACTCCTCGCCGTCCTTCTCGCCGTTGAGCTCGCGCAGCTCCTTGCGGACGGCTTCCAGCTGACGGCGGAGCAGGAACTCGCGCTGCTGCTTGTCGACGCCCTCCTGGACGTCCTTCGCGATGGTCTCGGCGACGTCCTGCTCGGCGAGGTGGTCGCGCAGCTGCTGGGTGGCGAGCTTGAGGCGGGCGACCGGGTCGGCGGTCTCCAGCAGCTCGACCTTCTGTTCGGTGGTCAGGAAGGGTGAGTAACCGGAGTTGTCGGCGAGGGCGGACACGTCGTCGATGGCCTGCACGCGGTCCACGATCTGCCACGCGCCGCGCTTGCGCAGCCAGGCGGTGGCGAGGGCCTTGTACTCCTTGACCAGTTCGGTGACGTGACCGGGCAGCGGGTCGGGGACGGTCTGGTCGACCGTCGTCCCCTCGACCCACAGGGCGGCGCCCGGGCCGGTGGTCCCCGCACCGATCTGCACCCTGCCCCGGCCGCGGATGAGGGCACCCGGGTCGCCGTCGGCCAGTCGGCCGACCTGCTCGACGGTGCCGAGCACACCGGTGCTCGCGTAGGTCCCGTCGATCCGTGGCACCAGCAGGACCTTGGGCTTGCCGGGTTCCGAGCGGGCGGCGGCCTGGGCGGCCTCCACCGCGGCGCGGACGTCGGCGTCGTTCAGGTCCAGCGGCACCACCATTCCGGGCAGCACGACCTCGTCGTCGAGCGGCAGCACAGGCAGAGTGAGCGGTGTGGACGTCGAAGCCATGATCTCCCCTTCGGCAGTCAAGTTGAGCTATGCCGACTCAATGCCCGGGGACTTTCGAATGTTCCCCACTCGCTTCCCTGTTCGCTGTGGGCGATCACCGCTGTCGCGGCGGAACCCCCGACACCTATCGTGAAACCGGTAATAAGCGAGAAGGCAAAGCGACTATTACAGGGGGTCCGGTGGACGGAGTCGTACAGGCATGGGTGGACGGCTGGGTCGTGTCCCGCGGGGCCGCCCCGCCGCAGCGTGAGCCGTGGGGGTTCACCGTGGACGTGGGACAGATCGCGCAGGTCTCGCGGCATGTCTTCGACGCCCTGGGCGACGATGTGGACGAGCAGGCCGTGCGCAAGGTCGCGGACGGAGTGACGGGGGCCGGGGTGTGGCTGAAGGTGTTCCAGGGACCGGGGACCGTCGGGAACTGGCTGGGTGAGGGCTGGTGGGTGGATCCCGAGCCGGGGTTCCTGATGACGGTCCCGCTGACCGCTTCGGCGCACCGGACCGTCGCCCCGCACGGATACCGGCTGCGCACCTGGGCCGTCGGGGGTGTGACCCGCGTGCTCGTCGCCGCTCCCGACGGCTCCCTCGCGGCCCGCGGCCAGGTCGCCCCGACCGGCGCCACCGCCGTCTTCGACCAGATCGAGACCGTGGCCGCCCATCAGCGCCGCGGGCTGGGCAGCCTCGTCATGCGCACCCTCCAGACCGCGGCGTCCGCCACGGGGGCGGAGACCGGCGTACTGGCGGGCACCCCGGCGGGCCGTGGTCTGTACGAGTCTCTGGGCTGGCATGTGGAGGCTCCGCTCACCAGTGCGAAGTTCGTGGGACCGGACGCCGGGTGACCGTCCGTCACCGCCCGCGGGACCCGGTCGCGGCCCGGCCTCTGTCATGCTGCACCGATGATCGCCCCGGCACCCGGAGGGACCGCTTGGTGGGCAACACCCGACCGCGCCGCTCTCTTCCCGCCCGTGCGGGACGCCGACCAGGCACAGCCAGGCAGCCAGTACAACCAGGACAGCCACGCCAACCGAAAGGCCCGTCGAGCGTGACCACGGTGGACATACGCCCCCTCCTCTCCGCCTACGACGACCAGATGCGCGGCTCTCCCCCGACCCCGCCCGCCGGGATGACCTACGAGCAGGACGGACCGCTGCTGCGGATCGTCGGCCAGTTCCGCGGTTTCGTGAGCGGTCCGCGCGACCTCGGCGTCGAGGGTGACGCGCTCGACGAGCTCATCGCCCGCCAGCGCGACTTCTTCGCGGCGCGCGGCGAGGCGCTGGAGTGGAAGACCCGGGCCCACGACACCCCGGCCGACCTCACCGAGCGGCTGCGCGCGGCCGGTTTCGTGCCCGAGGAACGGGAGACGGTGCTGATCGGCCGGGCCGCCGAGATGGCCGTAGGGGAACCCACGCTGCCGGACCGTGTGACCGTGCGCCGGGTCACGGCCGACGCGGACATGCGCCGGATCGCCGCGATGGAGTCGCAGGTGTGGGGCCAGGACCGGAGCTGGCTCGCCGACGACCTGATCGGCCGGGTCGCCGCCGCGCCGGACGAGATCGCGGTGTACGTCGCCGAGGCGGACGGCGAGGTGGTGTGCGCGGCCTGGCTGGTGTTCCGGGCGGGCACGGAGTTCGCCGGCCTGTGGGACGGCTCCACGCTCGCCGAGTGGCGGGGGCGGGGCATCTACCGCGCCCTGGTCGCCCTACGCGCGGCTCTCGCCGTGTCCCGCGGGGTCACGTATCTCCACGTGGACGCCTCGGACGACAGCGCGCCCATCCTGCGCCGCCTCGGCTTCCACGCGGTGACCACGACGACGCCGTACGTCTGGACACCGTCGGACCGCTGACCGCGGCACACGGAGAACACACGCGCAGGGCAGGCCCGTTGGCGGCCCCGGCCCGGCGTGCGGACGGGGACGTACGCACGCTTGCCGGGACGCAGGGGGAACGGCGGCGTCGGCGCACACGGAGAATGCCCGCGCAAGCCAAGCCCGTTGGCGGCCCCGGCCCGGCCGCGCGAACGGGGACGTACGCACGCTCTTGGACCCGGCGAGGAGCCTGCCGGACCGCGCCGGGACGCAGGGGGACG
Above is a window of Streptomyces griseorubiginosus DNA encoding:
- the lon gene encoding endopeptidase La; translated protein: MASTSTPLTLPVLPLDDEVVLPGMVVPLDLNDADVRAAVEAAQAAARSEPGKPKVLLVPRIDGTYASTGVLGTVEQVGRLADGDPGALIRGRGRVQIGAGTTGPGAALWVEGTTVDQTVPDPLPGHVTELVKEYKALATAWLRKRGAWQIVDRVQAIDDVSALADNSGYSPFLTTEQKVELLETADPVARLKLATQQLRDHLAEQDVAETIAKDVQEGVDKQQREFLLRRQLEAVRKELRELNGEKDGEESDDYRARVEAADLPEKVREAALKEVDKLERSSDQSPEGSWIRTWLDTVLELPWNERTEDEYDIQGAKAVLDAEHAGLEDVKERITEYLAVRKRRSDRGLGVIGGRRGGAVLALVGPPGVGKTSLGESVAHAMGRKFVRVALGGVRDEAEIRGHRRTYVGALPGRIVRAIKEAGSMNPVVLLDEIDKVGSDFRGDPAAALLEVLDPAQNHTFRDHYLEVELDLSDVVFLATANVLEAIPEALLDRMELVRLDGYTEDEKVVIARDHLLPRQLERAGIDKDEVTLEESALRKLAGEYTREAGVRTLERSIARLLRKVAAQHELGERELPFTIGADDLRALIGRPHHVPESAQDPAERRTAVPGVATGLAVTGAGGDVLYVEASLADPETGAAGLTLTGQLGDVMKESAQIALSFLRSHGAELELPVADLKDRGVHIHFPAGAVPKDGPSAGVTMTTALASLLSGRLVRTDVAMTGEVSLTGRVLPIGGVKQKLLAAHRAGVTTVIIPKRNEADLDDVPAEVLDKLDVHAVTDVRQVLELALSPATNGAAPEVPVAA
- a CDS encoding GNAT family N-acetyltransferase, which gives rise to MDGVVQAWVDGWVVSRGAAPPQREPWGFTVDVGQIAQVSRHVFDALGDDVDEQAVRKVADGVTGAGVWLKVFQGPGTVGNWLGEGWWVDPEPGFLMTVPLTASAHRTVAPHGYRLRTWAVGGVTRVLVAAPDGSLAARGQVAPTGATAVFDQIETVAAHQRRGLGSLVMRTLQTAASATGAETGVLAGTPAGRGLYESLGWHVEAPLTSAKFVGPDAG
- a CDS encoding GNAT family N-acetyltransferase; the protein is MRGSPPTPPAGMTYEQDGPLLRIVGQFRGFVSGPRDLGVEGDALDELIARQRDFFAARGEALEWKTRAHDTPADLTERLRAAGFVPEERETVLIGRAAEMAVGEPTLPDRVTVRRVTADADMRRIAAMESQVWGQDRSWLADDLIGRVAAAPDEIAVYVAEADGEVVCAAWLVFRAGTEFAGLWDGSTLAEWRGRGIYRALVALRAALAVSRGVTYLHVDASDDSAPILRRLGFHAVTTTTPYVWTPSDR